From the genome of Methanothrix soehngenii GP6:
AGCTTGGGGGCGAAGATATCAGGATGGGCAACGATCGGAACCGGTGCCCTCCTCCTCTGCAGCACGCCCATCAGTCCCCCAGTGTGATCGTAGTGGCCGTGGCTGAGGCAGATCAGATCGATCTCTTCTGGATCTATATGCAGAGCATCGAGATTATGGAGCATCACCTCCGGCGTGGCCCCGGTGTCCCAGAGAAGCTTCATGTTCTCTGATCCCAGATTCATATCCAGATCCAGCAGAATGGACAGGCCGTGCTGGGCCTGCAGATGGTCGTTTTCAAGGGAAGAGGAGTTTTCAACCACAATGGTCAGACAAAGGTCCTGGAGCATGGGTTACTATACGGCCGCTGGGTGCTTAAGGATGACGCGTCAGGGCCGCTTTTTATCTGCATTTCCAGTCTTTCCAGTATGGCAGTGATCGTGGCTTTCACAGAGAGATCTTTTGGTTTCTGCCATCTCTCTGTCAGAGGAGCTTTTTTCAAGACTCCTCTCCATCCCATTTATACTCGTACGGTCTCTTCAAACTCGCTCCTCAGAAGATGGCGCGGCTCGTATTCTATTCCCTGCTCTTTTAGGTCGGCGACATAAGAGCGAAGGTGCTTTCTTGAGCCGGCCAGGAGTCCCTGATACATGGTCCTGACATCCTCGTTCTCCGCCGCCGCCAGCTCAGCCTCCAGGTCCATGATGCTTATCTCCTCGAATTCAGCCGCCACCTTCAGGGCCTGTTCATCGGACTCCAATCCCTCTGCCAGGAGGCGGTCGTGGATATCCTGCAGTGTCTGGTTTTCGAACACTCCTGGCACATCCGCCGGAAGGACAAGGCCGTACTTATCGATCACTGCCTTTGCCTGGTCCATGTGGCTCTCCTCTGATCTGGTCAGATCCAGGAAGATGGTGAGATTGTTCTTTTCATATAGCGATGAGTAGATGTCTCGGGCTGCCTTCTCCTCCTCCCAGATGAAGATGAGACCATCCTTCTCTATCGGGGTCAGCGATCCTGGGAGGGAAGCGGACGCCACACCCCCCGCTCGGGTCAAGGAGAGGATGCCCTCGCCGTAGGCCACATCGTGCTTCTGGCTGATGTCAGGATTGTCGGACAGCGCCCAGATGATGGAGACCGCCTGTCCAGGGGAGAAGGACTTGTCAAAACGGTCAGAGGACTGGAGCGATCTCTTCAGCTCTATGGTGGTCCTGCCAGCTGATTCGCTTCCAGAAAACTCCTGGATGTCGTCTGTGCCACCCAACATGGTATCCTCGATATGGGGGCCGTAGTTGCCTGTGCAGTACTCATCTAATACTACAGCAGTGCCTTTGTCCACCGAGGCCAGGATTATATCGGAGTCCTTCATCCACTCCAGAGGCTCAAAGCCCAGCGCCAGCCAGCCAAGGGTGCTGCCGTTCAGGGCTAGATAGAGATCTTCTTCGTCATTCCTCCAGGAGATCTGCATGTCTCCGCCGCTGTAGCCCTGCCTGGTCGGGGCCTGAAGGAGCATGCTGCGGGTGTATTCCCCCTCGCTAACTATCCCATCGGCCTTCCATTCCTCTGTAGCCTGCTGCTCTGAGACCGCCGGGGCCTCTGGCCGCTCAACGCAGCCAGAAAAGGTCAGCAGCAGAGCCAGGAGCAAAACAGCATTGATCGCTCTCATATCCAAACACCATTTCAAGATATTTGGGCTGCAACATATATCAGGCTATGCCATTTGCAGCTTATTTTCTCCAATCCCTCATCTAGCTTCGACTGAGGAAAACATAGATATACCAAAACATAACTATTAATGATTGTGATTGATCATGATAAGGCTCGTCATTGCATTCCTTCTCTTGTGGCTGCTGGCGGCTTGGATTCTTGCCTGGCCAAGAAGAACGACCAGAGCATAAATCCTAAAGGTCGGGCTTTGAGATGAGATCTTAATCGACGATAGCTGGCCGGCTAGAGAGCGACAGAGAGATTGCTCTTTTATCTATCATGTTCTTCCAGAATCTCTATCAGCTCCTTTGAGGTGAACCGGCTTATCAGATCCAGCGTCCTTTTCATCTCCTCATAAAACTGCAAGGATTCCGCTAAAAGGGCTTTTAGCTTATCGTCTCTCCTGTACCCTTCATCCTTCTCTGGCTTGTACCCTTTATCCCTTGCTCTATTACAACCTTCATCCTCTTCTCTTTCCAGGTTATCTCTCACCTGAAGAAGGGCTTGCAGAATCAGATCAACCTCCTCTTTGGCTGCTGAGAGAATGACCTGCCTTTTTGCCTCGGCATCGTTCACCAGGGCGTAGCGATGCTGCTTGATGTTATGATGCACATCCTGGGGGTCGACCACTCGGCGAGCTATCCCCAGGCTCTCCAGCAGGTTCATGCTGGAACGGACGGTGGTTTTGCTGTAGCCGGTCCTCTCTGCTAGCATATCCAGGGACATGGGTTCACTCTCTAGGAAGAGGGTGCCTCGCAGAAGTCCTATTGCATCGCTCTTTCCATATTTCCGAGCTGATTTGATGCACGCCTCTATTACTGGCTTTTTCAGTTTCAGTGCTTCCCCGTCCTTCACAGCATTCCACTCGAAAGAGGCGTTTAAGTAATTTGCTCTCCCCGCGGCAAGGAAGCAAAGGATTTTATGATACAACGACCTATTTTTGTATATGAAATCATATCCATCTGGAAGCAGCGATCTGGAGCAGATGATAGGCAATGCAGCGGTTGAAGTTGCTCGCATATCAATTCAGGCGGCGAAGAAGATACTGGGTGACCTGCCAAGCGATATCTCTATGGAGAAGAGCCAGGATCAGCCTGCTATAGATCTCATGGACGGAAAGGACGAGCTGGTCGCTCTCGTATCCCTGCCGGGAAGGAGCAAGGATATGATCGATCTCCGAGTGACGGAGGACACCCTCACCATAAGCGCCAAAGCAGCGGCCCGTGAGGGAAAATACCTGCATCAGGAGATAGAGAACCGAAATGTAGAACGTGAGATCAAGCTGCCTCTTGAGGTCAAGCCGGAGCAGGTTAAAGCCAGCTTCAATAATGGCATCCTGGAGGTTCATCTTCCCAAGCTAATGGTAGTAGACTCCCAGAGAATTCAGGTGGAATGATATCGAGACCCATTTTTTTCACTAAAAAAGCAAAAAAGCCAAGCCCAAAGAAGAACTAAATGGCGACTCCTGCCACAGGCCCAAAGCCCGATCAGCGGACGGATGCAAAGACGAGGATGAACGTCCTCTTGCTGGGCGTTGTCAGCTTTCTCAACGACATCAGCAGCGAGATCATCCAGCCCATCCTCCCTCTTTTCATCGCTCAACTTGGTGGAGGCAGCATGGCGGTGGGCCTCATCGGCGGGGTGAGCGACGGCCTGCCCAGCATCCTCAAGGTCCTCTCGGGATGCTGGTCTGATCGCCTGGGCAGGAGAAAGCCGCTGGTGGTGGCCGGATATGCCATATCGGCAATGGGCAAGCTCTTCCTGCCTTTTGCCTCTGCCTGGCAGCATGTCTTCCTCCTCAAGACCCTGGAGAGAAGCGGCAAAGGAGTGAGGTCCGCTCCCAGAGACGCCATGATATCCGAGTCCACTGATCAGGGCCACAGAGGACGGGGGTTTGGCCTGCACCGGGCCATGGACTCAGCGGGTGCGGTCGTCGGCTCGATGCTGGCCTATCTCCTCTGGCAGGGCGGCTTTGGCTACCCTTCCATTCTGATGCTGGCGGGGATCCTCTCAGTGGCGGCGTTGCTTCCCTTCTACTGGGTAAAAGAGAGCTCTCGCGCTCCAGATTGCTGCACTAGCAGCATCAGATTGAATCTCTCCTCTCTATCGCCGGAGCTGAAGCGCTTTCTATTCATCGCTTGCCTCTTCGCCCTGGGCAACTTCAGCTATATGTTCTTCATCCTCCGCGCCCAGGACCATTTCTCCGGATCGATGGCAGTGGCAGCGCCCCTTCTTCTCTATCTGCTCTTCAATCTGGTCTATGCCCTCCTGGCCATGCCGGTGGGCATTTGGTCTGACCGGGTGGGAAGAAAGAGGGTTCTCTTCCTGGGATATTCTCTTTTTGCCCTGACGGCAGTTGGATTTGCCGCCGTCTCCAGCCTCTGGGGCTTGATTGCCCTTTTTGCTATGTACGGCCTGGTCTATGCCCTGGTGGACGGCTCGGAGAGGGCTTATGTCTCCGACCTCTGTCCGGCCGGACTTCGGGGCAGCTCTCTGGGCATATACTACGGGGCAGTGGGAGTGGCCTCCATCATCTCCAGCCTAGTTGCTGGAGCCATATGGTCTCTGTGGGGGGCAGAGGCTTCGTTTCTATATGGTGCTGCAGCTGCGGCTTTAGCAGCAGTGGGGCTATTGGTGATGATGAGTGGTGGTGATGAAAAAGCGATATAGATGTTTTCCATTCATTTGACGTTTTTATCAGCTGGTTGCACCCGGAACCCGCCGCCCAAAAAGAGCGCGCGCATTTATAATTAGCAAAATATACACTGCGCGGGCCAGATGACCGCTAGCCTCCTATGCCTCCACCAGCGCCCCCACCCGCAGCCTGCCGGCCATCAGCCCCTCTCGCATGACTCGGGAGAACTCACCTTGCAGGTTGGATCAGTCGATTGTGACCTGCAATTTTCACTAAGCTGAAAGCCATTCTTCTCGAGATATACCGACATCTTTCAGAATGGTCTTGATCAGGCGAACATCCACATCCCTGCCCTGATGAGGATTTGGCAATATGATAACCGTCTCTCCAATGATCATGTAAGGGTGCTTGTTGCCAGAGTGTGGTCCCTCCAGGCCCAGATTTTTGAGCTTTTTTATGAGGACGCGGTAAGGGACCGGAGTCAATTTACACAATAGCCATCGGCTCCCCAGAGACGTCTATCGTATGACCATCGATGGCCGGTATAGCAAAGCCTCTTTGCAGGCGTATGGCAACCCACTCTTCAATTACTTCTATGAGATCGTCCCGACAAGTTTCGATCGTCTCTCCGGTAGCGATCACTCCCGGAAGGCCGGCTACCGTAGCCATGTAAGAGCCATCCTTCAGGGATTCGTATTTGGCCCGACTCAAAGCTGCTCTGATGTACTCTGAGAACATAATGGATTCTATTCCAGTATGGGATTTAACTGTTATCATGAGTTAGCTCAGAGACATCCTGGAATTATAATGATGATTTCATTATGATTGCGTTGTGGCTTCTTATGCCTCTTTTCAGTGGGGCGCAGCGCGCGGTTGTTGCGCGTGATAGAGGCCGGCGACTATCAGAGCCAGGAAATACATGTGGGCTGTCGATTGTTCTTGATATATTGAGGTTAATATTAATCCTTCAAATCTGTTTTTTTAGTGGGCGACGCGCGCGGTTAAACGCGCGGAAGTGCCCTGCCCCCCCTCAGCGCCGGGGAGGCTTGGATACAGTGGCGGCAAAGGTTGCTGGATAGTGCAGCACCTGCAATATCGATTTTTTCGAAATGAGAATTGAGCGAAGCCCTAAATATTATAATTATAAGAATATGTCTACGTCGGGCCAGCTGACCGCCTGCCTCCAACCACCATCTCCAACAGGATCTCTATGCCTCCACCAGTGCCTCCCGCTCGCAGCCCGTCGGTCATCAGCTCCTCTGTCATGGCCAGGAAAAGCTCGTCGTGCAGGCGGGCCAGTGATCGAAGCAACGGGAAAGCGCATCTCTTGTTTATCTGAGAAAATCGAAGTCAAGGCTCCAAAGATAATATTTGATGTTAGTGTCCAAATCCAGTTAAATTGAAATAGAATGGGAAAGAAAATTAATCATAATGGATTCAGGGCAATCGACTTTGATATTAAGATTATGCACCTCTGAGGGGGAAAAAGTCGGATTGGAGGATGCTGGAAAATTGTTGATATCCCTGCAAGAGATTGCCTGGCACATGGGCAGTTTTCTGGAAGGCCAACCATTCAGTGAGGGCGGCCGACTTAAAAAGCAGATTTTGGATGACTATTGTCTTCTAATTAAATCAATCAGTTCAGGCAGCGTCGTAGTTGAAGTTGAGTCGGCAGTTAAATATGGACAGCCCGAGATCGATAATTTTCAAAAGTATCAACCGCCCGGGCCGAGAGTGATCACTAAAATCACAGATTTTATTGCTTCAGTTGAGGGCGAAGAGGGTCGAGAAGTGGACGATGTTGTCCCCGATCATGCTTACAGATCGCGTTTGCTCCTGGATCTACTTAATCTATACCCGAAGAAGCCCAATTATGCATTGCACTTTGAGGGCCAGGGCGGCAGAAGCTTTGAAATGAAAGCCGCTAATCGGGGCCGCATTGAAGGATTAATTTCTCAACGTCAGCGACATTTGGGCCAGGAAGTCCGAATAGGGCTCTTAGCAGACTTGCGAGTTGACCCTGAGAAGGTAATGAAGATCGAAAGAATAGGCGAGAAATTCCAGGCGGTATACCCCGGCGATTTGGAGGCCAGTGCCAGGGATCTACTGGGACATCCGGTTAAATTAACCGGACGTGCCGAGCGCATTAGCGGCAGTCCAAAGATCAAGAATTTTTATGTGGATAAAATTGAGCCTTATGAGAGCTATCAGCTGGAAGAATTTGAGGCAGGAGATCGTATCTTTGTCCCCCGAATTCCCATTGAAGTGAGCGTTGAATACGATGAAGGTCTCTGGGTTCTGAGCATACCCTACGTCGACGCCGTTGGGTATTCCACAGATTATTACGAGGCAGAAAATCAACTCCATGACTTCATAGATGAACTATGGACGGAATATGCACTCTGTCCCGAGGATGATCTAGGTGAGACCGGAAAGCTGTTGCGAGAAGTCCTGTTAGGACTCTTTGAGGTGAATTAATGACCTCGCTCAACCAGGATGAGGTCGAAGCAGGACTAAAACGAAAGGGCTTTCAGCAAAGTAATAATAAACATAAATACTATCATTTATATATCAATGGGAAAAAGGAAGCT
Proteins encoded in this window:
- a CDS encoding DUF2202 domain-containing protein, which encodes MRAINAVLLLALLLTFSGCVERPEAPAVSEQQATEEWKADGIVSEGEYTRSMLLQAPTRQGYSGGDMQISWRNDEEDLYLALNGSTLGWLALGFEPLEWMKDSDIILASVDKGTAVVLDEYCTGNYGPHIEDTMLGGTDDIQEFSGSESAGRTTIELKRSLQSSDRFDKSFSPGQAVSIIWALSDNPDISQKHDVAYGEGILSLTRAGGVASASLPGSLTPIEKDGLIFIWEEEKAARDIYSSLYEKNNLTIFLDLTRSEESHMDQAKAVIDKYGLVLPADVPGVFENQTLQDIHDRLLAEGLESDEQALKVAAEFEEISIMDLEAELAAAENEDVRTMYQGLLAGSRKHLRSYVADLKEQGIEYEPRHLLRSEFEETVRV
- a CDS encoding GbsR/MarR family transcriptional regulator gives rise to the protein MKDGEALKLKKPVIEACIKSARKYGKSDAIGLLRGTLFLESEPMSLDMLAERTGYSKTTVRSSMNLLESLGIARRVVDPQDVHHNIKQHRYALVNDAEAKRQVILSAAKEEVDLILQALLQVRDNLEREEDEGCNRARDKGYKPEKDEGYRRDDKLKALLAESLQFYEEMKRTLDLISRFTSKELIEILEEHDR
- a CDS encoding Hsp20/alpha crystallin family protein, whose protein sequence is MKSYPSGSSDLEQMIGNAAVEVARISIQAAKKILGDLPSDISMEKSQDQPAIDLMDGKDELVALVSLPGRSKDMIDLRVTEDTLTISAKAAAREGKYLHQEIENRNVEREIKLPLEVKPEQVKASFNNGILEVHLPKLMVVDSQRIQVE
- a CDS encoding MFS transporter, with the translated sequence MATPATGPKPDQRTDAKTRMNVLLLGVVSFLNDISSEIIQPILPLFIAQLGGGSMAVGLIGGVSDGLPSILKVLSGCWSDRLGRRKPLVVAGYAISAMGKLFLPFASAWQHVFLLKTLERSGKGVRSAPRDAMISESTDQGHRGRGFGLHRAMDSAGAVVGSMLAYLLWQGGFGYPSILMLAGILSVAALLPFYWVKESSRAPDCCTSSIRLNLSSLSPELKRFLFIACLFALGNFSYMFFILRAQDHFSGSMAVAAPLLLYLLFNLVYALLAMPVGIWSDRVGRKRVLFLGYSLFALTAVGFAAVSSLWGLIALFAMYGLVYALVDGSERAYVSDLCPAGLRGSSLGIYYGAVGVASIISSLVAGAIWSLWGAEASFLYGAAAAALAAVGLLVMMSGGDEKAI
- a CDS encoding type II toxin-antitoxin system HicA family toxin, giving the protein MCKLTPVPYRVLIKKLKNLGLEGPHSGNKHPYMIIGETVIILPNPHQGRDVDVRLIKTILKDVGISREEWLSA
- a CDS encoding type II toxin-antitoxin system HicB family antitoxin encodes the protein MFSEYIRAALSRAKYESLKDGSYMATVAGLPGVIATGETIETCRDDLIEVIEEWVAIRLQRGFAIPAIDGHTIDVSGEPMAIV